CTATGCGGGGTCATTTGAGTCTGGAACTGCGAGAAAGGCTCAACGGCAAATCTAAAATCATCCTGAAAGCAAATAGTTCTCTCTGTGGATTGGAAACAGGTGGCAGCCCTTGGGATAAATCCTGGCAGTCCAATTAATATTTCTTCTGCTATCATATTTTTGTACCTGGGGCTGTAGCTCAGATGGATAGAGCGAGCGCCTCCTGAAATATCGGGCACTCCTAGAGGAAACTCTGCGAGTGAATGTGGTCAAATTCGGTGAACCCTAAAGAGTGAGAAGGCCATTATCAAACTCCCAGTGATGGTTAGGGCAAAGCGCTACCAGATTATCGATATCGTTAATTACGGAGATCGGCGTATCGTCCGGAAAATCCTTGATAGGTTTTCTATGACATACTTCGTAGTACCTTTCATATCCACATACGATACACTTCTTAGCTTTATCCGATTGACGATAGACAGATCTGGCAACTTGACGAACTCTGGCCGAATGCTGGTACAGAGCCTTCCCTTTAACATCTCGAAGAGTAATAATCGACCAATCAACGTAAAAAGGATTACAAGCATCGCAGGTACTCCTACCGCTTATGATGCTTATTCCACAATGTTTGCAGTGTTTTTGTTGCTTACTTCTTTTAGGATATT
This sequence is a window from Aerosakkonema funiforme FACHB-1375. Protein-coding genes within it:
- a CDS encoding HNH endonuclease, translated to MKCKRCGKETTNPAFCSRSCAAAFNNRKYPKRSKQQKHCKHCGISIISGRSTCDACNPFYVDWSIITLRDVKGKALYQHSARVRQVARSVYRQSDKAKKCIVCGYERYYEVCHRKPIKDFPDDTPISVINDIDNLVALCPNHHWEFDNGLLTL